A window of the Radiobacillus deserti genome harbors these coding sequences:
- a CDS encoding ABC transporter ATP-binding protein → MSVVNLSAITKRFGEVTAVRNLDLVIQEGEFFTFLGPSGCGKTTTLRMIAGFYYPTEGKVKFNDKDMTTVPPEKRNTGMVFQNYALFPHMTVFENVAFGLKVRKLAKFDIEMKVEDVLEKVRLSDYSTRQVSQLSGGQQQRVALARALVIEPDILLLDEPLSNLDARLRDEMRNEILRLQREYKITTIYVTHDQVEALSMSDRIAVFNFGECQQVGTPTEIYNKPVNDFVAEFIGETNLIDVNYVESLDHQDIYFSEVLNKNIYVRSGVSLDSEEMVLSIRPESVRVSSSSQGGTNSLLGRVELVQFTGASVHTTVQLDAGIRILSTDLNTGPETYVKEGSKVYVQLPEDQIRIVPKVRE, encoded by the coding sequence ATGTCCGTAGTAAATTTATCAGCGATTACGAAGCGGTTTGGGGAGGTTACAGCAGTTCGGAATTTGGATCTAGTTATTCAGGAAGGTGAATTTTTCACTTTTCTAGGTCCTAGTGGATGTGGGAAGACAACAACTCTTAGAATGATTGCTGGATTTTATTACCCAACAGAAGGAAAAGTAAAGTTTAATGATAAGGACATGACCACAGTTCCGCCTGAAAAAAGAAATACGGGTATGGTTTTTCAAAACTATGCCCTTTTCCCTCATATGACCGTTTTCGAAAATGTTGCTTTTGGGTTAAAGGTTCGAAAATTAGCGAAGTTTGATATTGAGATGAAGGTCGAAGATGTGTTAGAAAAGGTTCGACTATCTGATTATAGTACACGACAAGTTAGTCAATTAAGTGGTGGGCAGCAGCAACGTGTTGCTTTAGCGAGAGCATTGGTTATTGAACCAGACATTCTGTTATTGGATGAACCATTGAGTAATTTGGATGCGAGATTAAGAGATGAAATGCGAAACGAAATTCTACGATTACAGAGAGAATACAAGATTACGACTATCTATGTAACGCATGATCAAGTTGAAGCACTCTCCATGAGTGATCGAATTGCTGTTTTTAATTTTGGAGAATGTCAGCAGGTTGGTACGCCAACCGAAATATATAATAAGCCAGTGAATGATTTTGTTGCGGAATTTATTGGAGAAACCAATTTAATAGACGTGAATTATGTAGAGAGTCTGGATCATCAAGATATCTATTTCTCCGAAGTACTAAATAAGAATATTTATGTGCGTTCTGGAGTTTCCCTGGATTCGGAGGAAATGGTTTTGTCAATACGACCAGAGTCTGTAAGGGTTAGCTCCAGTTCACAAGGGGGGACTAATAGTCTGCTAGGGAGAGTAGAGCTCGTTCAATTTACTGGTGCATCCGTTCATACGACGGTTCAATTAGATGCAGGTATTCGTATTCTTTCAACAGATCTCAATACCGGACCTGAAACCTATGTGAAAGAAGGAAGCAAGGTTTATGTACAGTTACCAGAAGATCAGATACGAATTGTTCCGAAGGTAAGGGAGTGA
- a CDS encoding extracellular solute-binding protein, with protein sequence MKVFKEKVFLACMLVVALGFVLVGCMAGGSDDQASEEEKSGNESSGESKEGTSELEEKVVVYSPHGKDILSEFEKQFEEEYGIDMEFLDMGSQEILDRIRSEKGNTQADVWWGAPQVNFDQAKDEGLLAEYKPSYADALDPMYHDEDWYWSGTSITPEVILYNTKEVSKEDAPKDWDDLLDPKWKDEIIIRYPLASGTMRTIYSSMIYRTYKETQKPDAGYDWLTKLDENTKEYAANPEMMYNQVAKGVGSLSVWNMPDTVMLAEEKGYPFDYVIPESGTPVLTEGIAIVKDAPHPKAAQAFYEFVNTKEAAKLLAETYYRIPTRSDVENLPAWITETEIKPMDIDWATFQEKSPEWMEYWDTNIKNAEKDKSEE encoded by the coding sequence GTGAAGGTCTTTAAAGAGAAGGTGTTTTTAGCATGTATGCTAGTTGTAGCGTTAGGGTTTGTATTGGTTGGGTGCATGGCTGGTGGATCAGACGATCAGGCATCCGAAGAAGAGAAGTCAGGTAACGAATCCTCCGGTGAGTCAAAAGAGGGTACAAGTGAATTAGAGGAAAAGGTAGTCGTCTATTCGCCTCACGGAAAAGACATTTTAAGTGAGTTTGAAAAGCAGTTTGAAGAAGAATATGGCATAGACATGGAATTTTTAGACATGGGCTCACAAGAAATTTTAGACAGAATACGTTCGGAAAAAGGGAATACACAGGCGGATGTATGGTGGGGTGCCCCGCAAGTGAATTTTGATCAAGCGAAGGATGAAGGGTTATTAGCAGAGTATAAGCCATCTTATGCAGATGCGTTGGACCCAATGTACCATGATGAAGACTGGTACTGGTCTGGAACATCTATTACTCCAGAAGTCATTCTGTACAATACTAAGGAGGTTTCTAAAGAAGATGCTCCAAAGGATTGGGATGACTTACTAGATCCAAAATGGAAGGATGAAATCATTATCCGTTATCCATTAGCATCTGGTACGATGCGTACAATTTATTCCTCTATGATTTACCGTACTTATAAAGAAACACAAAAACCTGATGCGGGATATGATTGGTTAACAAAATTGGATGAAAACACGAAGGAATACGCGGCTAATCCTGAAATGATGTATAACCAAGTTGCGAAGGGTGTTGGTTCTCTCTCTGTTTGGAACATGCCAGATACTGTCATGCTAGCTGAAGAGAAAGGGTATCCATTTGATTATGTAATCCCCGAAAGCGGAACACCAGTTTTAACGGAAGGGATTGCTATTGTAAAAGACGCACCACATCCAAAAGCTGCGCAAGCATTTTATGAGTTTGTAAATACGAAAGAAGCTGCCAAGCTGTTAGCGGAAACGTATTACCGAATTCCTACTAGAAGTGACGTAGAAAATCTACCAGCCTGGATTACAGAAACAGAAATTAAACCAATGGATATTGACTGGGCTACATTCCAAGAAAAGTCGCCAGAGTGGATGGAGTACTGGGATACGAATATTAAAAACGCAGAAAAAGACAAAAGCGAAGAATAG
- a CDS encoding ROK family transcriptional regulator produces the protein MKKVQKGNAAYIKNMNKKLVLGSIRANQPTSRVDISKRLNISKPTVSALVDQLIEEGWIYETGNGESTSVGGRKPVHLVFNPDFAYIVGVDIGGTNVVSGIANLDGEIRTYREFSTTDYKDQQLFKRIKADVQAMLEELSIDDDKVLGMGVGVPGITNCEKGVVVESPALQWRSFPIKDRLQELFSFPIYIDNDVNINVLGEHWKGAGSRHSNLIYVAIGTGVGSGILLNGQLYRGSNYSAGEIGYMVTDRQHAANYHPVYEGYGFLESVAGGSSIGTQVSKLLGKPVSAKEAFQLYQQGNKQVGPIIDTAIENLAIAIANYASLFDPEIIILGGGVTNSYPVFEQKLKGIIKRFTPQYCEVVPTTFGKEAGIIGAVALFLKENDLILDI, from the coding sequence ATGAAGAAAGTACAAAAGGGCAATGCTGCTTATATAAAAAATATGAATAAAAAACTCGTGCTAGGGTCCATAAGAGCGAATCAACCTACTTCTAGAGTTGATATCTCCAAACGATTGAATATAAGTAAGCCAACCGTTTCTGCACTGGTGGATCAGCTGATTGAAGAGGGCTGGATCTATGAAACTGGTAATGGGGAAAGCACTTCCGTAGGTGGGAGGAAGCCGGTTCATCTCGTCTTCAATCCTGATTTTGCCTATATCGTTGGAGTAGATATTGGAGGAACGAACGTTGTTTCGGGGATAGCCAATCTAGACGGTGAAATCCGTACGTACCGAGAATTTTCCACAACAGATTATAAAGACCAGCAATTATTCAAAAGGATAAAAGCTGATGTTCAAGCGATGCTGGAAGAGCTAAGTATCGATGACGATAAGGTTTTAGGGATGGGGGTTGGTGTACCAGGAATCACAAATTGTGAAAAAGGGGTCGTGGTTGAATCGCCTGCATTACAATGGAGGAGTTTTCCTATTAAAGATAGATTACAAGAATTATTCTCTTTTCCTATCTATATAGATAATGATGTGAATATAAACGTACTAGGAGAGCATTGGAAAGGTGCAGGGAGTCGTCATTCTAACTTAATATACGTCGCGATTGGAACAGGTGTTGGGAGTGGGATTCTGTTAAATGGTCAGTTATATAGAGGGAGTAATTATAGTGCTGGGGAGATTGGCTATATGGTTACAGACCGCCAACATGCTGCCAACTATCATCCCGTATATGAGGGGTATGGTTTTTTGGAGAGTGTAGCGGGCGGTTCCTCTATCGGGACGCAAGTGTCCAAATTACTTGGTAAGCCAGTCTCTGCAAAAGAGGCTTTTCAATTGTATCAGCAAGGTAATAAACAAGTTGGGCCAATTATTGATACAGCTATAGAAAATCTAGCAATAGCCATTGCCAACTATGCCTCACTGTTCGACCCGGAAATCATTATTTTAGGAGGTGGTGTCACCAACTCATATCCGGTTTTTGAACAGAAGTTGAAGGGCATTATCAAGAGGTTTACACCACAGTATTGTGAAGTGGTACCAACAACTTTTGGAAAAGAGGCAGGGATTATTGGCGCAGTTGCACTGTTTTTGAAGGAGAATGACCTTATTCTGGATATTTAA
- a CDS encoding PIG-L family deacetylase, whose product MFKKLMVSLLCLTLAFPIATPSVTKAKTSDMQHNQELWSAVKPLDTITSFLNTGAHPDDERSHLLAYLSRGLGVHTASLIANRGEGGQNEIGEELGNGLGIIRSREMIEASKVTGVKVFHLSETTSDEIYDFGFSKAPGDTLSKWGEELTYERFIRRIRTYKPDIVMPSFRDVESQHGHHRAITRLSLKAFEDAADPTVFPEQLEEGLTTWQIKKLYLPASKEQATLGIEIGEYDPIYEMTYPQLGEKSRYLHKSQGMGNEVEPGSRIEYLELVKSAVGDIPEQEESLFEGLYYDFNDYAASLKKSDNKVKGALKQVQKELEEVVDAYPSNSNVLKETHEALDKLRKAEKKVERFSFKHVDKTDLLHRLDVKEEQLQEVSKVAAGLEVTTSVEKPVLAQGTETNVTVELSNNGEQTLKKVAPTLNTPAEWVVDGDANAIQLAPGEKKTVEFSVQVPEDAPYYNPYDESVLSTEVSYQYGKEQVSTTFQPEETIAVLPEVGLKANPETLAVNTAQPRKAMTFDITVTNYTHASLEADVSLQLPEGWENVQSKTVTFAASETEKTVSFTITPPEQLTDEPFKIVPTATVNGKEIKESVQVISYDHIGTFYNIQPADVRGVAFNLKFPEDKKIGYVDSGFDQVAEKLSEVEMDITKIEDLGSADLSQFDTVVTGIRAYLSRADLVEHNQKLLDYAKNGGHVVVQYNKPWDNWNAKTTAPYPLTIGQPSIEWRVTDEASEYNILQPEHELFNQPNVITEKDWDGWIQERGLYYPMEWSSEYETFLTMTDLDGDQFEGGILLADYGEGSYIYTNLVWYRQIQNLVPGGYRIFTNLISYDGE is encoded by the coding sequence TTGTTTAAAAAGTTAATGGTATCTCTCTTATGCCTCACCCTTGCTTTCCCTATCGCAACACCTTCTGTTACAAAAGCAAAAACTTCAGATATGCAACACAATCAGGAGCTTTGGAGTGCTGTTAAACCACTCGACACCATAACAAGCTTTTTAAATACGGGGGCACACCCTGATGATGAACGAAGCCACTTATTAGCCTACTTGTCCAGAGGACTTGGTGTTCATACCGCTAGCCTTATTGCCAATCGTGGAGAAGGTGGTCAAAATGAAATTGGTGAAGAACTCGGAAATGGTTTAGGTATCATTCGATCAAGAGAAATGATTGAGGCCTCCAAAGTTACCGGAGTTAAAGTCTTTCACTTAAGTGAGACGACAAGTGATGAAATTTATGATTTTGGTTTTTCAAAAGCTCCAGGAGATACACTTTCGAAGTGGGGAGAGGAACTCACTTATGAACGATTCATTCGAAGAATCAGAACATACAAACCAGATATCGTCATGCCTTCCTTCCGTGACGTCGAGAGTCAGCATGGACATCACCGTGCCATTACCCGATTAAGTCTTAAAGCCTTTGAAGATGCTGCAGACCCAACCGTTTTTCCTGAACAACTAGAAGAAGGATTAACAACCTGGCAAATCAAGAAGCTTTACTTACCTGCATCAAAGGAGCAAGCGACACTAGGAATAGAAATTGGCGAGTATGATCCTATTTATGAGATGACCTACCCGCAGCTTGGAGAGAAGTCTAGATACTTACACAAAAGCCAAGGAATGGGAAATGAAGTAGAACCAGGCTCTCGTATCGAATATTTAGAGTTAGTAAAATCCGCTGTTGGGGATATTCCAGAGCAGGAAGAAAGTCTTTTTGAAGGACTCTATTACGACTTTAATGACTACGCGGCTAGCCTGAAGAAATCGGACAACAAAGTAAAAGGAGCACTAAAACAGGTACAAAAAGAACTAGAAGAAGTGGTAGATGCCTATCCTAGCAACTCTAACGTGTTAAAAGAAACACATGAAGCTTTAGACAAACTACGAAAAGCAGAGAAAAAAGTAGAGAGGTTCTCCTTTAAACATGTCGACAAAACGGATTTACTTCACCGTTTAGATGTAAAAGAAGAGCAACTTCAGGAAGTAAGTAAAGTTGCAGCAGGACTGGAGGTAACTACTAGTGTCGAAAAACCTGTACTAGCTCAAGGAACAGAAACAAATGTTACGGTTGAGCTTTCTAACAACGGAGAACAAACATTAAAGAAAGTTGCACCTACATTAAATACACCAGCTGAATGGGTAGTAGATGGGGACGCCAATGCCATCCAATTAGCCCCAGGGGAAAAGAAAACGGTAGAGTTCTCGGTTCAAGTACCTGAGGATGCACCTTATTATAATCCATATGACGAATCCGTTCTTTCAACAGAGGTAAGCTATCAATATGGAAAAGAACAAGTAAGCACCACGTTCCAGCCTGAAGAAACGATAGCTGTTCTTCCGGAAGTAGGATTGAAAGCAAATCCGGAAACACTAGCTGTCAACACCGCTCAGCCTAGAAAAGCCATGACATTCGATATTACGGTTACAAACTATACACACGCCAGTTTAGAGGCAGATGTTTCGTTACAATTGCCGGAAGGCTGGGAGAATGTACAAAGCAAAACAGTAACTTTTGCTGCAAGTGAAACGGAGAAAACAGTGTCCTTTACGATTACACCTCCCGAACAATTAACAGATGAACCGTTTAAGATTGTACCAACGGCAACTGTAAATGGGAAGGAAATAAAGGAATCCGTTCAAGTCATCTCCTATGACCATATCGGAACCTTCTATAACATTCAGCCAGCTGACGTAAGGGGCGTAGCTTTTAACTTAAAATTCCCGGAAGATAAGAAAATTGGTTACGTGGATTCAGGCTTTGATCAAGTCGCAGAAAAGCTATCGGAAGTGGAAATGGATATTACAAAAATCGAAGACTTAGGCTCAGCCGATTTGTCCCAATTCGATACAGTTGTAACGGGAATTCGTGCCTACCTCTCTCGTGCAGACTTAGTGGAGCATAATCAAAAACTATTAGATTATGCGAAGAATGGCGGACACGTTGTCGTTCAGTACAACAAACCATGGGATAACTGGAATGCGAAAACAACCGCTCCATATCCACTAACGATTGGCCAGCCGTCTATTGAATGGAGAGTAACTGACGAGGCATCTGAATATAACATCTTACAGCCCGAACATGAACTATTTAATCAACCAAATGTGATTACCGAAAAAGATTGGGACGGTTGGATTCAAGAACGAGGATTGTACTATCCAATGGAATGGTCCAGTGAATATGAGACTTTCTTAACGATGACCGATTTGGACGGAGATCAATTTGAAGGTGGTATATTGTTAGCGGATTATGGGGAAGGAAGCTATATCTATACGAACCTTGTTTGGTACCGTCAGATTCAGAATTTAGTACCTGGCGGGTATCGGATCTTTACTAATTTGATTAGTTATGATGGGGAATAA
- a CDS encoding LCP family glycopolymer transferase, whose amino-acid sequence MKKKSRKWLKISLIVIGVIILGIGTYAFSIYNDAKQTVNKKVYEPIESIDREVVQKKVEEKKPLNILLLGVDARENDSGRSDALMVLSLDPSNDSANLVSIPRDTRTEIVGKGTMDKINHAYAFGGPEMSIATVENMLDIELDYFVRINMEGLAETVDVLGGITIDNEIAFNDFAVGEVNLNGAETLEYVRMRKQDPRGDFGRTERQRKVIQGIIDKGANLGSVGKISDLMDVLGSNMATKYELR is encoded by the coding sequence ATGAAGAAAAAAAGCAGAAAGTGGTTAAAGATCTCTTTAATCGTGATTGGAGTAATTATACTCGGAATTGGCACATATGCCTTCAGCATCTACAACGATGCCAAACAAACTGTAAACAAGAAAGTCTATGAACCAATAGAATCGATTGATAGAGAAGTTGTTCAAAAGAAAGTAGAGGAGAAGAAGCCACTTAACATCCTATTATTAGGAGTAGATGCACGGGAAAATGATAGTGGGAGATCAGATGCGTTAATGGTTCTTTCTCTAGATCCGAGTAATGATAGTGCTAACTTGGTGAGTATCCCCCGTGATACAAGAACGGAAATCGTGGGTAAAGGTACAATGGATAAAATAAACCATGCCTATGCGTTTGGTGGACCAGAGATGTCTATTGCGACAGTAGAAAATATGCTAGACATTGAGTTAGATTATTTTGTACGTATCAATATGGAAGGCTTAGCGGAGACGGTTGATGTACTTGGTGGAATTACGATTGATAATGAAATTGCCTTTAATGATTTTGCGGTTGGAGAGGTTAATTTAAATGGTGCGGAGACCCTTGAATATGTTCGAATGAGAAAGCAAGATCCACGTGGGGACTTTGGTCGTACAGAACGTCAACGAAAAGTTATTCAAGGGATCATTGATAAAGGAGCTAATTTAGGCTCTGTAGGTAAGATTAGTGATTTGATGGACGTCCTTGGTAGCAATATGGCAACGAAATATGAACTTCGATGA
- a CDS encoding DUF3870 domain-containing protein — protein MYPKNTIYVLGEAKSPGNNAITKEYDSFFIGFVVDTTNNLIVDTECTSMLDITSKFVNSIFVGQSMADCDWIEEEVTSRYFGSSQKAIIVAFKQAHKKYMNALHK, from the coding sequence ATGTATCCTAAGAATACCATATATGTTCTCGGGGAAGCGAAATCCCCTGGGAATAATGCGATAACAAAAGAATATGATTCTTTCTTTATTGGTTTTGTTGTCGATACCACAAACAACCTTATTGTTGATACTGAGTGTACTTCCATGTTGGATATTACATCCAAATTTGTGAATAGTATTTTTGTTGGTCAGAGCATGGCTGACTGTGATTGGATTGAAGAAGAGGTTACCTCACGATATTTTGGATCCTCACAGAAGGCGATTATTGTAGCTTTTAAACAAGCTCATAAAAAATATATGAATGCCCTACACAAGTAG
- a CDS encoding DUF819 family protein has protein sequence MIQEGFLYLGVVIGLAGLVAWLESGSKSKFFKVVPGIVLIYFGGAILKTTGIIGSTEAVDAAYGNVRDVLLPMLILLMLLNCDLRKLVKLGPKMLIGYFTASISIILGFVLTYLLFQGLYASETWKAFGALAGSWTGGSANMVIIQGILEVPENIFGYALIMDTVNYSTWVMIMFWLVPFAAVFNKWAKSDTSHLDEVSAELKEEHEEQKDKFTKFVHLMGLISLAIFVSAVAAKVGSLLPSFGTVVNATTWTILIVSIAGVVLAMTKISKVPGSMDVANVLLYIVIALIASRADFSQLFQAPIYIVSGFAILAIHGILLMIAARLFKLDLFTLGVSSLANIGGMASAPLLAGAYHRSLIPIGVLMALAGSFLGTYYGLLTAKILSLL, from the coding sequence ATGATACAGGAAGGTTTTTTGTATCTTGGTGTCGTGATCGGTTTAGCCGGTTTAGTTGCCTGGCTTGAATCTGGATCAAAAAGTAAGTTCTTTAAAGTAGTACCCGGAATTGTACTTATTTATTTTGGTGGCGCCATCTTAAAAACAACTGGCATTATCGGATCCACAGAGGCGGTGGATGCAGCTTACGGAAATGTCCGTGATGTATTGCTACCTATGCTCATTTTATTAATGCTATTAAACTGTGATTTAAGAAAACTAGTAAAACTTGGACCAAAAATGCTGATTGGATACTTTACGGCATCGATTAGTATTATTTTAGGCTTTGTTCTGACCTATTTGTTGTTCCAAGGTCTGTACGCGTCTGAAACTTGGAAAGCGTTTGGCGCATTGGCAGGAAGCTGGACCGGTGGATCAGCAAATATGGTTATCATTCAAGGGATCCTAGAAGTACCTGAAAACATTTTCGGTTATGCGCTCATCATGGATACTGTCAATTATTCGACATGGGTCATGATTATGTTCTGGTTAGTTCCATTTGCCGCTGTATTTAACAAATGGGCAAAATCAGATACGTCCCACCTTGATGAAGTAAGTGCTGAGTTAAAAGAGGAACATGAAGAGCAAAAAGATAAGTTTACGAAGTTTGTACATTTAATGGGATTAATTTCATTAGCCATTTTTGTTTCTGCAGTCGCAGCAAAAGTCGGATCCCTTCTTCCATCGTTTGGAACTGTTGTCAATGCTACAACTTGGACGATTTTAATTGTATCTATTGCTGGTGTCGTCCTAGCCATGACGAAAATATCCAAAGTACCTGGATCCATGGATGTTGCCAATGTACTACTGTATATCGTTATCGCGCTCATCGCATCACGAGCAGACTTCTCTCAACTATTTCAAGCGCCGATTTATATCGTTTCCGGATTTGCCATTTTAGCTATTCATGGCATCCTTCTTATGATTGCGGCCCGTCTCTTTAAACTAGATCTTTTTACACTTGGAGTTTCTAGCCTTGCGAATATTGGTGGGATGGCCTCTGCTCCGCTTCTTGCAGGAGCTTATCATAGATCCTTAATTCCAATTGGGGTGTTAATGGCACTTGCCGGATCTTTCCTAGGAACGTATTACGGATTGCTAACGGCAAAAATTCTTTCTTTACTATAG
- a CDS encoding dipeptide epimerase produces MKIVNVTSERREVKLKKPFKTALRQVTSIEVIDVRVELENGEVGFGSASATWKITGDSMEGMQAAIHGPIKEAIIDKDIVSLGSILTDLQRSCVGNTSAKAAVDIALHDAYCRMYQIPLYAYLGGKSNVVETDMTVSIDHPDVMYKEATDIVKQGFKVIKIKVGNDAKQDIYRIEKVREAAGDQVHLRLDANQGWTSKQAVQIIKHLERENIRIELVEQPVPSNDIEGLKFIRERVATPIMADESAFSPKQSFQLLQTGAVDLINIKLMKTGGIRQAWQIADICEAAGIQCMIGSMMESIASVTAAAHVAVAHQNITYYDLDAPLWMADEGLKGGMQYNGSIVELQDRNGLGIG; encoded by the coding sequence GTGAAAATTGTAAATGTAACTAGCGAGAGGCGTGAAGTGAAATTAAAAAAGCCATTCAAAACGGCACTTAGACAAGTAACCTCTATTGAAGTCATTGATGTGAGAGTCGAGTTAGAAAATGGTGAAGTTGGGTTTGGTTCTGCTTCAGCCACTTGGAAAATAACCGGAGATTCCATGGAAGGAATGCAAGCAGCTATCCACGGTCCTATTAAAGAAGCAATCATTGATAAAGATATTGTTTCTCTAGGGAGTATCCTTACTGATCTACAACGAAGCTGTGTCGGAAATACAAGTGCAAAGGCTGCGGTTGATATAGCTTTACATGATGCATATTGCCGAATGTATCAAATCCCTCTTTATGCATATTTAGGTGGAAAATCAAACGTGGTAGAAACAGATATGACCGTAAGCATTGATCACCCTGACGTTATGTATAAAGAAGCTACAGATATCGTGAAACAAGGCTTTAAAGTTATAAAAATTAAAGTAGGCAATGATGCAAAACAAGATATTTACCGGATTGAGAAGGTGCGCGAGGCTGCGGGTGATCAAGTTCATCTGCGCCTCGACGCCAATCAAGGTTGGACTAGTAAACAAGCGGTACAAATTATTAAACACTTAGAGCGAGAAAACATAAGAATTGAGCTCGTTGAACAGCCTGTACCATCTAACGATATAGAAGGTCTTAAATTTATCCGCGAACGAGTTGCAACCCCAATCATGGCCGATGAAAGTGCCTTTTCTCCTAAGCAAAGTTTTCAATTGTTACAGACAGGTGCTGTGGACCTGATCAATATTAAATTAATGAAAACTGGTGGCATTCGACAAGCTTGGCAAATTGCTGACATATGCGAGGCGGCTGGTATCCAATGCATGATTGGCAGCATGATGGAGTCTATTGCGTCTGTTACAGCTGCAGCCCATGTTGCAGTGGCACACCAAAATATCACCTACTACGACCTCGATGCACCACTGTGGATGGCTGACGAAGGCTTGAAAGGAGGCATGCAGTACAACGGAAGCATTGTGGAGTTACAGGACCGAAATGGATTAGGTATTGGTTAA
- a CDS encoding C40 family peptidase — translation MKKKWLLYILVVLTFSFMFPASSFAKEVEKQKETAFIDVSVATLWSSPEDIRKGLDEPALGNPVDMWQWTRSMSVEQKRDLVGRLQTQGLYGQEVTILEEQGDWVKVAVHGQPTPKNELGYPAWLPKEQLAYEKKFAQQKDKKSFALVTSPTTWLYNDHKFEAKFKEISFNTRLPIITQRHGATLVATPSDGNKWIDSNAVSVYESNQDIPDPTGEDLVQTGKKFLGLPYLWAGASGFGFDCSGFTHTIYKSHGITIPRDSSVQATHGTPVAKEDLQKGDLLFFAYNEGKGSVHHVGMYIGDGKMIHAPNSSSTVEIIEVFESEYYSSEFAGARRYID, via the coding sequence ATGAAAAAGAAGTGGTTACTTTACATTCTTGTTGTTCTTACCTTTAGCTTCATGTTCCCAGCATCCTCATTCGCAAAAGAAGTGGAAAAACAAAAAGAAACGGCTTTTATTGATGTCTCAGTTGCTACACTATGGTCTAGCCCCGAAGATATTCGAAAAGGCTTAGATGAACCAGCTTTAGGAAACCCAGTGGACATGTGGCAATGGACAAGGAGCATGTCGGTAGAGCAGAAGCGTGATCTTGTAGGAAGATTGCAAACACAAGGACTTTACGGGCAAGAAGTTACGATACTAGAGGAGCAGGGAGACTGGGTTAAGGTTGCGGTACATGGTCAGCCCACACCCAAGAATGAACTCGGTTACCCCGCTTGGTTGCCAAAGGAACAATTGGCTTATGAAAAGAAATTTGCCCAACAAAAAGATAAAAAGTCCTTTGCGCTTGTTACTTCTCCGACAACCTGGCTCTATAACGACCATAAGTTTGAAGCAAAATTTAAAGAAATCAGTTTTAATACAAGACTTCCAATTATAACTCAAAGACACGGTGCCACATTAGTAGCAACTCCATCAGATGGGAACAAGTGGATCGATTCTAATGCAGTTTCTGTATATGAATCCAATCAAGATATTCCAGATCCAACTGGGGAAGATCTCGTTCAAACCGGGAAGAAGTTCTTAGGTTTACCTTATCTATGGGCAGGAGCATCTGGATTTGGCTTCGACTGTTCTGGATTCACTCATACTATCTACAAATCCCATGGCATAACCATACCGCGTGATTCTTCCGTTCAAGCGACACACGGAACTCCAGTTGCAAAAGAAGATTTACAAAAAGGCGACCTGTTGTTCTTTGCTTACAATGAAGGAAAGGGATCTGTTCATCACGTTGGTATGTATATTGGAGATGGAAAGATGATTCATGCACCAAACTCTTCAAGTACGGTGGAGATTATTGAGGTCTTTGAATCTGAGTATTACTCTTCTGAGTTTGCTGGTGCTAGGCGGTATATTGACTGA
- a CDS encoding ATP-binding protein, which produces MIITSNKSYVEWGEIFGDEILATAILDRLIYHSTTFNIKGESYRLKEKKKAGIQPASIRGN; this is translated from the coding sequence ATGATCATCACATCGAACAAATCCTACGTAGAATGGGGGGAAATATTTGGTGATGAGATATTAGCTACAGCTATACTGGATCGACTGATATATCATTCCACCACTTTCAATATTAAAGGTGAATCCTATCGTTTAAAAGAAAAGAAAAAAGCTGGCATTCAGCCAGCTAGTATTCGGGGAAACTAG